The DNA sequence tggtaatggctggagcgtaTTAGTGGAATAGCATCAACTACATCAAACACAGttttcatgtgtttgatgccattccatctgCTCCGTTACGGACATTTTTATGAGCCCCCCCCTCAGCAACATCCTGTGTTGTACAGTAATAGTACATTTTGCctttgtgaaattattttgatgtgatatgaaagtaaagggctttatgtttctagaaccgtaTCGCAAATTAGAATCGATTTACGTTTAGATTAAGTATTTGGCTGTCAGAGCAAGTCTATctttggaagaaaaaaaacacaaggTCCTTAAGGAGTAATGTTAAACGGTCGGCTCCTTAAGAGTATATCTTGGGCTACTTTAGCTTAGCTAGCTAGTGGATCCAACTTGCCCACGAAATGTATGGATCAGCTATGCACGCTCTCCTTTCAGTTTGGCAAAGCGAATATTATGTATTAGAAGTGTGTCAAATACGACATTATTAAATATATATCACCCCTACATGAGTTGATGGACCATTTTCTTCAATCATTGTTGCCATTCCACCCTTTCTTGATCGTATTTTTCTTGACGGATTATTTCACTGTTGTACAGCCGGAAATTCGTTAGGGAATACGATGCATTGTGGGTATTGTAGTATACAATGTAGGTAGGTAAAGCCAGAGGTTTGGTAAAACTTTGCACCTATTTGGTTTTGGAGCATTTAATGGATCATTCAGttagatcctattaaattacaaAGTATTGTCATGCTTAATTCTATAATAAAATTGGTCAACTGTGTGACATGATTTATTGACTGTGCAACCACTTGTGTGAGATTCCGCAAAGCTGATTTCAGTGTCGTGCTGTCTTTGCCAGACGCTTCCGTGGTTACCACAGTAACGGAGCTCCAGCTGTTCGTGTGTACACTTGTTGATACAATAGCGAGTGAGCTTGCACATAAACAATATACGTTAATTGTTATATCTCTGACATATGCTTAGTTGTTACATTTTACATGACCTTTTATAGCTCTACATAAATTGGGTACATTTGCGGAAGTAATACAAATGCGGCCAACAAAGTATTTCACCCCAACAGAGGTGTCCCTTCATAACACCCTTGGCGACTTGTGGGTGTCATACCTGGGCAAGGTGTACGACTTGACACCATTGGTGAATGAATTTAAAGGTACGTTTTCGAATACAAATAGGCTATTAGGTTACAACAGTTTAATAAATAACACACTTTTTTTCAGGGGATGTACTTCTGAAGCCTATCATTGAGTGTGCAGGAAAGGACATCAGTCACTGGTTTGACCCAAAGACAAAAGATGTGAGTGAGAAAATAATCAGACTTCTATCAAGAATGTTACATATTTGTCTTTCTTTTTCATTATATTGATGATGAGTAGGCAAATTCCCCATTTGTATTTTCAGATTCTGACCCACATTGACCCACTATCTGGGTGTGTGAAATACTACACCCCTAGGGGGCGCTTTGTGCACGTGCCCCCTCCCTGCCCTCGTACTGACTGGACCAATGACTTTGGGCGACCCTGGTGGAGAGATACGCAATATGAGGTGGGACTACTTTCTGTCAAGACCAGGTGGATCCGCATCATCAACACCCTCACATCCCAGGAGCAGGGTCTGGAGGTAAGTCATCCTTATTCTGATCAGGGAGAATGTCATGCAATGATTATAAGAGGCTGCATGTATACATGTGTTATCATACTAATCTCACATAGCAAGACACCATCCCCTGGCAAGTGGGGCTAGTGCCATACATAGATATCATAAATGCTGCATGCATGTATTATACATATGCTATAGATATGCACACATCATACTGACATCATTCTGCACACATACATGTCACCTTCACGCATACATGCACCATTTATACGTAACCATCATGCACACTATTGTAGCTGTTCAAGCCTTATCCTCCCACCTCCCCACAACCGCCAAAGCATTGTCAGCATATCGCAGTAGCAGTCTATTAGGAGTGTATCCACTCATCTGGCACTGTTTCACACATACTGCGTAATATCACTGACTGGAATACAGGTGCTGTGTCTCCCTTACTCTGTGTGTCACTGGCTGAATAAAATATGGGTTACCACACTGCACTCTAGGGAGCCCTGGCCTGTATGTGACTAGCTTCCAAAGGGACCAAAGGGACACTGGGAGGGGGAGTGAGTAGCACAGTAGTGCAGTGTGTCACTGTCAAGCGCTGGGGGGTTTCTGAGCAAGTCCTGGCTTGGTTCGCTCATTCCCCCCGCAgcccacacaaacaaacacacaacacaacacgctCGCACCCACAGCAGAGTACGCCTCTCCTCTCCAGCGCGGTGGGAGAGCAGGCTTTCCCACAAACCTGCCCCAGCTGGCACTAGTAGTCTTCTACTGGGCCAGAAGCTTAGTGTGGGTGCTCCACGCTCCACACAGTCAgacacatgctctctctctctctctgatacagtcacaaacactcacgcacacaccacacacaaattctctctttctttctctcatacACTCTACACTGTCTCCCTCGCACAcaatctctcctcctttctctttcgCCCCCCTCTCTAGAGGTTCTTAGCAAGTGTGCCCATTGCACCCTGCATAAACAcattaattttatttttttggcTCCTGGAAGCCAAGCTAGAGTGGTTTAACCGCCAGTTGCAAGACATGCCCATAGACCACAGAATGGGTTTCAGGGGGAAATACAATGGAAAATGcatatatatttttactattGAAATACAATGACTGATCATACCTATAGGTTCTAGATCTGAAACAGCTGCAACAGATTTCAGCTGCAGTCAATATATCCCCTGGGAAGTCAGGAACTACTGTACATGGGTTGGAAAAGTAAAA is a window from the Oncorhynchus keta strain PuntledgeMale-10-30-2019 chromosome 35, Oket_V2, whole genome shotgun sequence genome containing:
- the LOC118368793 gene encoding cytochrome b5 domain-containing protein 1, coding for MRPTKYFTPTEVSLHNTLGDLWVSYLGKVYDLTPLVNEFKGDVLLKPIIECAGKDISHWFDPKTKDILTHIDPLSGCVKYYTPRGRFVHVPPPCPRTDWTNDFGRPWWRDTQYEVGLLSVKTRWIRIINTLTSQEQGLEVCSEETLNEILQRYLRYNSHAASYTWKHDCVNLDMSKTLEENGIPDEDEDFYNTRMDRDLFSQSICLYFNDDLTEL